The following are encoded together in the Perca flavescens isolate YP-PL-M2 chromosome 22, PFLA_1.0, whole genome shotgun sequence genome:
- the eif1axb gene encoding eukaryotic translation initiation factor 1A X-linked b gives MPKNKGKGGKNRRRGKNENESEKRELVFKEDGQEYAQVIKMLGNGRLEAMCFDGTKRLCHIRGKLRKKVWINTSDIILVGLRDYQDNKADVILKYNADEARSLKAYGELPEHAKINETDTFGPGDDDEIQFDDIGDDDEDIDDI, from the exons ATGCCCAAAAATAAAG GTAAAGGAGGAAAGAATCGGCGACGTGGAAAGAATGAGAATGAGTCCGAGAAGAGAGAGCTGGTGTTCAAAGAGGACGGACAGG AATATGCTCAGGTGATTAAAATGCTGGGGAACGGACGTCTGGAGGCCATGTGCTTTGACGGAACCAAGCGGCTTTGCCACATCAGAGGAAAACTCCGGAAAAAG GTTTGGATTAACACGTCGGACATCATCCTGGTCGGACTGAGAGATTACCAG GACAACAAAGCTGATGTCATCCTCAAGTACAACGCAGACGAGGCTCGCAGTTTGAAAGCGTACGGAGAGCTGCCAGAGCACG CCAAAATCAACGAGACGGACACCTTCGGGCCCGGAGACGACGACGAGATCCAGTTTGATGACATTGGCGACGACGATGAGGACATTGATGAT
- the LOC114549224 gene encoding zinc finger protein 205-like, with protein MADFSSSIIMTSSEPPAVGGGPAGKTASGNGNWDGAVAGGMDQITVVRIDDTHIAEEQCQDGGEVKDAAHCYEVEYSMPAAEEEEEDSVYVIEYSNPEEEGESYQFTMSVDKSLPAKKPIITHPAARESAGAPPPVLSKPSVAPRPRPGAGRKRKLMAEEGKEEEEVLSNKSVLELGEHYSDVMGANSAVGPSQLVCTLCPPPGKFFKRGSGLAVHLKHMHNLDTNKKFFCAPCQRSVRTQIELDRHTKRHANKAAVFTCHLCPVEAGKRGYRGSRCGLKSHLETEHPGVIPRCHICNKGFQSIVTYLADQFRHVGVSPHHCAKCQIYEMTSRGLLIHIKNHDKKKKKQQQEEEESGENHQSHRVSANGDNSATDDSDF; from the exons ATGGCTGActtcagcagcagcatcatcatG ACGTCTTCTGAACCCCCAGCGGTTGGAGGTGGGCCTGCAGGAAAAACAGCGTCAGGAAATGGAAACTGGGACGGAGCAGTCGCAGGCGGGATGGACCAGATAACAGTGGTGAGAATAGACGACACACACATTGCGGAGGAACAGTGTCAAGACGGGGGGGAGGTAAAAGACGCCGCGCATTGCTACGAGGTGGAGTACTCGATGCCTGCGgcggaggaagaagaagaagacagcgTCTACGTCATCGAGTATTCAAATCccgaagaggaaggagagagctACCAGTTCACGATGTCTGTGGACAAATCGCTGCCGGCCAAAAAGCCGATAATTACACATCCCGCGGCGAGAGAGAGCGCCGGAGCTCCTCCGCCCGTGCTGTCCAAACCGTCCGTGGCGCCGAGGCCAAGACCCGGCGCGGGGCGGAAGAGGAAGCTGATGGCGGAGGAgggaaaagaggaggaagaggttcTGAGCAACAAGAGCGTGCTGGAGCTCGGGGAGCACTACAGCGACGTGATGGGGGCGAACTCGGCCGTGGGTCCGAGTCAGCTGGTGTGCACGCTGTGCCCGCCGCCCGGCAAGTTCTTCAAGAGAGGCTCGGGTTTGGCCGTGCACCTGAAGCACATGCACAACCTGGACACCAACAAGAAGTTCTTCTGCGCGCCGTGCCAGCGCTCGGTTCGCACTCAGATCGAACTGGACCGGCACACGAAACGCCACGCCAACAAGGCCGCCGTGTTCACCTGCCACCTCTGCCCGGTGGAGGCGGGGAAGAGGGGGTACAGGGGCTCGCGGTGCGGTCTGAAGAGTCACCTGGAGACGGAGCACCCGGGCGTCATCCCTCGCTGCCACATCTGCAACAAAGGCTTCCAGTCGATCGTCACCTACCTGGCCGATCAGTTCAGGCACGTGGGCGTGTCGCCCCACCACTGCGCCAAGTGTCAGATCTACGAAATGACGTCGAGGGGTCTGCTTATTCACATCAAGAACCacgacaagaagaagaagaagcagcagcaggaggaggaagagtccGGTGAAAACCACCAGTCTCACCGAGTCTCCGCCAACGGCGATAACTCTGCCACAGACGACTCTGACTTCTga